From Pseudomonas poae, the proteins below share one genomic window:
- a CDS encoding SDR family oxidoreductase, producing the protein MSMTFSGQVALVTGAAAGIGRATALAFAAEGLKVVVADLDTAGGESTVALIRQAGGEALFVRCNVTLEADVQQLMAQTISAYGRLDYAFNNAGIEIEKGKLADGSLDEFDAIMGVNVKGVWLCMKHQLPLLLAQGGGAIVNTASVAGLGAAPKMSIYAASKHAVIGLTKSAAIEYAKKKIRVNAVCPAVIDTDMFRRAYEADPRKAEFAAAMHPVGRIGKVEEIASAVLYLCSDGAAFTTGQALAVDGGATAI; encoded by the coding sequence ATGAGCATGACGTTTTCCGGCCAGGTCGCCCTGGTGACCGGCGCCGCCGCCGGTATTGGCCGCGCCACCGCGCTGGCGTTCGCCGCCGAAGGCTTGAAGGTGGTGGTAGCCGACCTGGATACGGCGGGCGGCGAGAGCACTGTTGCGCTGATCCGCCAGGCCGGTGGCGAGGCGCTGTTTGTGCGCTGCAATGTCACGCTTGAAGCGGACGTGCAGCAACTGATGGCGCAGACGATCAGCGCGTATGGCCGCCTGGATTACGCCTTCAATAACGCCGGGATCGAGATCGAGAAGGGCAAGCTGGCGGACGGCAGCCTGGATGAGTTCGACGCCATCATGGGGGTCAACGTCAAGGGCGTGTGGTTGTGCATGAAGCACCAGTTGCCGCTGCTGCTGGCGCAGGGCGGCGGGGCGATCGTCAACACCGCGTCTGTGGCGGGTTTGGGGGCAGCGCCGAAGATGAGTATTTACGCGGCCTCCAAGCATGCGGTGATCGGCCTGACCAAGTCGGCGGCGATCGAGTATGCGAAGAAGAAAATCCGCGTCAACGCCGTGTGCCCGGCAGTGATCGACACTGATATGTTCCGGCGTGCCTATGAAGCCGACCCGCGCAAAGCCGAATTTGCGGCGGCCATGCACCCGGTCGGGCGCATCGGCAAGGTCGAGGAAATCGCCAGTGCAGTGCTCTACCTGTGCAGTGATGGCGCGGCGTTTACCACCGGCCAGGCCTTGGCGGTGGACGGTGGCGCAACGGCGATCTAG
- a CDS encoding PLP-dependent aminotransferase family protein: MDLGIDRQALVPVVQQIVSAVAEWIRTNGVSPGTRLPSIRQFALDNLLSQSSVIEAFERMVAQGLLASRPGPGFVVAQPPVLHEGYWYEGAERGWGTFADSPLGELKLGCGWLPDAWRESDDISYAIREVARTDTAGLFNYSTPLGLPALREQLLKRLTQVHVATSLDRILTTAGASHAQDLLIRTLLRPGDSVVVETPGYGNLYRQLAFHGVQMLEVPRTRGGPDLAALETLLQRHRPKCLFIHSLYHNPTGTSLNRAVAERLLELAAGSDFLIIEEDVYGDLQHASCTRLSALPHADRVIYIASFSKSLSSALRVGYLSASAAIIEQLVSLKTLTGFGTSRFAETVVATLLANGTYRKWVQRLRKRLSTQMVATLQVLEDEEWEVFAVPAGGMFVWARPGVGDPSRLQACARRLGVLLSPGALFNPGGEHSDWLRINVAYAADQRALALFRAMGPARSTSTILKTTGM; the protein is encoded by the coding sequence ATGGATTTAGGGATCGATCGACAAGCCCTTGTACCGGTGGTGCAGCAAATCGTCAGTGCAGTGGCCGAGTGGATTCGCACAAATGGGGTCAGCCCCGGCACGCGCCTGCCGTCTATCCGTCAGTTTGCCCTCGATAATCTGCTCAGCCAGTCCAGCGTGATCGAAGCCTTTGAGCGCATGGTCGCTCAAGGCTTGCTGGCGTCCAGGCCGGGGCCGGGCTTTGTGGTGGCCCAGCCGCCGGTTTTGCACGAAGGCTATTGGTATGAGGGGGCGGAGCGCGGGTGGGGAACGTTTGCCGATAGCCCTTTGGGGGAGCTTAAGCTGGGCTGCGGTTGGCTGCCGGATGCCTGGCGCGAAAGCGATGACATCAGTTATGCGATTCGTGAGGTCGCGCGTACCGACACCGCTGGCCTGTTCAACTACAGCACGCCACTGGGGTTGCCGGCGTTGCGCGAACAATTGCTCAAGCGCCTGACCCAGGTGCATGTCGCCACCAGCCTTGATCGTATTCTCACAACGGCCGGCGCCAGCCATGCCCAGGACCTGCTCATCCGCACGCTGCTCAGGCCCGGCGACAGCGTGGTGGTCGAAACGCCGGGGTATGGCAACCTCTATCGCCAGTTGGCATTCCACGGCGTGCAGATGCTGGAGGTACCGCGCACCCGTGGCGGCCCGGACCTGGCGGCGCTGGAAACCCTGCTGCAGCGGCATCGGCCCAAGTGCCTGTTCATTCACAGCCTGTATCACAACCCCACCGGCACCAGCCTGAACCGTGCCGTGGCCGAGCGTTTGCTGGAGCTGGCAGCCGGCAGTGACTTCCTGATCATCGAGGAAGATGTCTACGGCGACTTGCAGCACGCCAGTTGCACGCGGCTTTCGGCGCTGCCCCATGCTGACCGGGTGATCTACATCGCAAGCTTTTCCAAGAGCCTGAGCAGTGCCTTGAGGGTGGGCTATCTCAGCGCCAGTGCGGCGATCATCGAGCAACTGGTCAGCCTCAAGACCTTGACCGGTTTCGGCACCTCGCGGTTTGCCGAGACGGTGGTCGCCACGCTGCTGGCCAATGGCACCTATCGCAAGTGGGTGCAGCGCCTGCGCAAGCGGCTGAGCACGCAAATGGTCGCCACCTTGCAAGTGCTGGAGGACGAAGAGTGGGAGGTATTCGCCGTGCCCGCCGGCGGCATGTTCGTGTGGGCACGGCCGGGGGTAGGCGACCCTTCGCGGTTGCAGGCGTGTGCCCGGCGGCTTGGGGTCTTGCTGTCGCCGGGGGCGTTGTTCAACCCGGGCGGCGAACACAGTGATTGGCTGCGCATCAACGTGGCTTATGCCGCTGACCAACGGGCCTTGGCGTTGTTCCGCGCCATGGGGCCCGCCAGATCGACCTCGACCATTCTGAAAACGACGGGTATGTAG